A region from the Onthophagus taurus isolate NC chromosome 8, IU_Otau_3.0, whole genome shotgun sequence genome encodes:
- the LOC139431231 gene encoding uncharacterized protein, which yields MSILNVSDKVEFDNSLVRIQYHNHLPYSSNSFNNSDEIRIAIQQQDVYTLPSQSFIYVQGKLLKDDGTVDKYSKLSVNPIAHMFSEVRFECGGNVIDRVRNPGIASTLKNLCSLTRSEYYHASNAGFEYPNVKVNENKGDFDFCVPLKYFLGFAEDYNKILINLRQELVLVRSNSDKNVIENLLPNVIITINKIVWKVPHVSVADVERLKLLEYIEQGIELDMGFRSFDLHEYPSLPKSRQHTWTIKTSTQLEKPRYFILGFQINRKDNLLRSASQFDHCNLTDMKVFLNSEKYPYEALNLNFKTGQIAVLYEMYCNFAKTYYDRELAEPMFNRDTFLAHTPIIVVDCSRQNDILNVGTVDIRIEFETSEEIANATSLYCLILHDRVFKYVPLTGMINQI from the coding sequence atgAGTATCTTAAACGTCTCGGATAAAGTAGAATTTGATAATTCACTCGTACGGATTCAGTATCATAATCATTTACCATACTCATCAAATTCGTTTAACAATAGCGATGAAATTCGTATTGCAATTCAACAACAGGACGTTTACACGTTACCAAGTCAATCTTTTATTTACGTACAAGGGAAACTATTGAAAGATGACGGAACCGTtgataaatattcaaaattatcagtAAATCCGATCGCTCATATGTTTAGTGAAGTACGATTTGAATGTGGAGGGAACGTAATTGACAGAGTAAGAAATCCAGGAATAGCTAgcacattaaaaaatctttgctCATTAACAAGATCGGAATACTACCATGCCTCTAACGCAGGTTTCGAATATCCAAATGttaaagtaaatgaaaataaaggagattttgatttttgtgttcccttgaaatattttcttggtTTCGCAgaagattataataaaattttgataaatctcCGTCAAGAATTAGTTTTAGTACGCAGTAATTCAGACAAGAATGTTATCGAAAATCTTTTACCTAATGTGATAAttactattaataaaatagtatgGAAAGTCCCTCATGTTTCTGTAGCCGATGTTGaacgtttaaaacttttagagtACATTGAACAAGGAATTGAATTAGACATGGGATTTAGATCATTTGATTTACATGAATACCCATCATTACCAAAAAGTAGACAACACACATGGACAATTAAAACATCTACTCAATTAGAAAAACCCAGATACTTTATATTAGGGTTTCAAATCAATAGAAAAGATAATCTGTTACGTTCTGCATCACAATTTGACCACTGTAATTTAACAGATATGAAAGTGTTTTTAAATAGTGAGAAATATCCCTATGaagctttaaatttaaattttaagacaggTCAAATTGCAGTTTTATATGAAATGTATTGTAATTTCGCAAAAACCTATTACGATCGAGAACTTGCAGAACCAATGTTTAACAGAGATACATTTTTAGCACATACACCGATTATTGTAGTTGATTGTTCACggcaaaatgatattttaaatgttggaACTGTTGATATTCGCATTGAATTTGAAACGAGTGAAGAGATAGCTAATGCTACTTCGCTCTACTGTTTAATCTTACATGATAGAGTTTTCAAATATGTTCCTTTAACTGGTATGATTAATCAAATATAG